From a region of the Gemmatimonadales bacterium genome:
- the ruvC gene encoding crossover junction endodeoxyribonuclease RuvC, with amino-acid sequence MLGIDPGTAILGYGVVAVRSSVAAGGVSLVECGVVRTRAHEPLPARLAVIFDGVAELVERHRPDAIAVEGLFHGRNARSALVLGHARGVVLLAAERAHLPVAEISPAEVKRAVTGTGAATKPQVGAMVMRLLRLAAAPTPADAADGVAIALTHLLRLQPRARLAGPGVRR; translated from the coding sequence GTGCTCGGGATCGACCCTGGCACGGCGATCCTCGGATATGGCGTGGTGGCGGTTCGATCGAGCGTCGCGGCGGGCGGAGTCTCGCTGGTCGAGTGCGGCGTGGTCCGCACCCGCGCCCATGAACCGCTCCCGGCACGATTGGCGGTGATCTTTGACGGCGTCGCCGAGCTGGTCGAACGCCATCGCCCCGACGCGATCGCCGTCGAGGGCCTCTTCCATGGCCGCAATGCGCGCAGCGCGCTCGTCCTCGGGCACGCGCGAGGGGTGGTGCTCCTCGCCGCCGAGCGTGCGCACCTGCCGGTCGCCGAGATCTCGCCGGCGGAGGTCAAGCGCGCGGTCACGGGGACCGGTGCCGCCACCAAGCCGCAGGTGGGTGCGATGGTGATGCGGCTCCTCCGGCTCGCGGCGGCGCCGACACCTGCCGACGCCGCCGACGGTGTCGCCATCGCGCTCACCCATCTGTTGCGGCTGCAACCCAGGGCACGCCTGGCGGGGCCGGGAGTGCGGCGATGA
- a CDS encoding YebC/PmpR family DNA-binding transcriptional regulator has protein sequence MAGHSKWKQIKRKKAVTDSRRASAWTKLIREITVAAKAGGGDPNGNARLRKAIDDAKAANMPNDNIDRAIKKGTGELEGASYEEVTYEGYGPGGTAILIEGSTDNPNRTVAEIRHAFSRNHGNLGATNSVAWMFERKGQIAIPTAGAAEEKAMDDALESGASDFAVDGDAYLVTTEPNTFHAVIDALKARGYRPESSDIVMAPKNLIKIASADANNLLELIEALEDLDDVSKVFTNLDVDAVELEEAGT, from the coding sequence GTGGCTGGTCACAGCAAATGGAAGCAGATCAAGCGGAAAAAGGCGGTCACCGACTCCCGCCGGGCCTCGGCGTGGACCAAGCTGATCCGCGAAATCACCGTGGCTGCGAAGGCCGGCGGCGGCGACCCGAACGGCAACGCCCGGCTCCGCAAGGCGATCGATGATGCCAAGGCCGCCAACATGCCCAACGACAACATCGACCGGGCGATCAAGAAGGGGACCGGCGAGCTCGAGGGGGCATCGTATGAAGAAGTCACCTACGAGGGGTACGGCCCCGGGGGGACCGCGATACTGATCGAAGGATCGACGGACAATCCCAATCGGACGGTGGCGGAGATTCGCCATGCCTTTTCGCGGAACCATGGGAATCTCGGCGCCACCAATTCGGTGGCGTGGATGTTCGAACGGAAAGGGCAGATCGCCATCCCGACGGCCGGCGCGGCAGAGGAGAAGGCGATGGACGATGCTCTTGAATCAGGTGCGAGTGATTTCGCAGTCGACGGAGACGCGTACCTCGTGACCACGGAGCCGAACACCTTCCACGCCGTGATCGATGCCCTCAAGGCGCGCGGATACCGGCCGGAGTCATCCGACATCGTGATGGCGCCGAAGAACCTGATCAAGATTGCCTCGGCGGATGCCAACAACCTGCTGGAGCTGATCGAAGCGCTGGAAGATCTCGACGACGTGTCGAAGGTCTTCACCAACCTCGATGTCGACGCCGTCGAACTCGAAGAGGCCGGCACCTGA
- a CDS encoding glycosyltransferase family 9 protein → MPPPNILIVRFSSIGDLLLTTPLLRAIRARHPDGRITFVVREDMADTLRNNPRIDRLIAWNRESSLRALAGELAREPWTHRLDLHGSLRSRALRLLVGGRWSGYPKHRLRRSMLVATHRRRGGNLGPVAERYFAAATSLEVTPDGGPAEFFISDDARGAADAFLTRHRLGVDRDLIALAPGAAHFTKRWPARHWLSLAHRIGARRDIVVLGGPRDRDIATAIVAAANGRAASAAGEFSLDGSAALIARSAELVAGDTGLLHLATAVGTPVVGLYGPTVEEFGFFPYHAAARAVQLDLACRPCSSQGGTVCPLGHHHCLQQLTSEMVVEALAFGGSRASVPPRDLPAADA, encoded by the coding sequence ATGCCGCCGCCGAACATCCTGATCGTCCGGTTCTCGTCGATCGGCGACCTGCTGCTGACCACGCCGCTGCTTCGCGCCATCCGCGCCCGTCACCCCGACGGACGGATCACCTTCGTGGTGCGCGAGGACATGGCCGACACGCTGCGCAACAACCCGCGGATCGACCGTTTGATCGCATGGAACCGCGAATCGTCGCTTCGTGCGCTGGCCGGTGAACTCGCCCGAGAGCCGTGGACCCACCGCCTCGACCTGCACGGGTCGCTGCGATCGCGGGCGCTCCGGCTGCTGGTGGGAGGACGCTGGAGCGGATATCCGAAGCATCGCCTGCGCCGATCGATGCTGGTCGCCACGCATCGCCGGCGCGGCGGAAACCTCGGCCCGGTCGCCGAACGGTACTTCGCCGCGGCAACCTCGCTCGAGGTGACTCCCGACGGCGGCCCCGCCGAGTTCTTTATCAGCGACGACGCGCGCGGCGCCGCAGACGCATTCCTCACCCGGCACCGGCTCGGCGTCGACCGCGACCTGATTGCGCTCGCGCCGGGTGCCGCACATTTCACCAAGCGATGGCCGGCTCGCCACTGGCTCTCCCTGGCGCACCGCATCGGAGCGCGGCGCGACATCGTCGTCCTCGGCGGCCCGCGCGATCGCGACATTGCCACGGCGATCGTCGCCGCGGCAAATGGCCGGGCGGCAAGCGCCGCGGGGGAATTCTCGCTCGACGGCAGCGCGGCATTGATCGCTCGCTCAGCCGAGCTGGTCGCCGGCGACACAGGGTTACTCCACCTCGCGACAGCGGTCGGCACGCCTGTCGTCGGACTGTACGGCCCCACCGTGGAGGAATTCGGTTTCTTTCCGTACCATGCGGCAGCGCGTGCTGTGCAGCTCGACCTCGCGTGCCGGCCGTGCTCCTCCCAAGGAGGAACGGTGTGCCCGCTCGGCCACCATCATTGCCTGCAGCAGCTCACCAGCGAGATGGTGGTCGAAGCCCTCGCGTTCGGTGGTAGTCGCGCCAGCGTCCCCCCGCGCGACCTGCCCGCCGCGGACGCGTGA